One genomic segment of Coffea arabica cultivar ET-39 chromosome 6e, Coffea Arabica ET-39 HiFi, whole genome shotgun sequence includes these proteins:
- the LOC113692478 gene encoding triacylglycerol lipase SDP1: MDVSNEASVDAFSIGPSSIMGRTIAFRVLFCKSISQLRHQLIHMLLVYLYKAKVYLNTYLTPLISWLHPRNPQGILVLVTLIAFSLKRYTNLKMRAEMVYRRKFWRNMMRTALTYEEWAHAAKMLDKETTKMNEADLYDEELVRNKLQELRHRRQEGSLRDIVFCMRADLVRNLGNMCNPELHKGRLHVPRLIKDYIDEVSTQLRMVCDSDSEELLLEEKLAFMHETRHAFGRTALLLSGGASLGAFHIGVVKTLVEHKLMPRIIAGSSVGSIMCSVVATRSWPELQSFFEDSWHSLQFFDQMGGIFTVFKRVTTQGAVHDIRQLQMMLRHLTNNLTFQEAYDMTGRILGITVCSPRKHEPPRCLNYLTSPHVVIWSAVTASCAFPGLFEAQELMAKDRSGEIVPYHPPFHLGPEEGSGTSARRWRDGSLEVDLPMMQLKELFNVNHFIVSQANPHIAPLLRIKDLVRAYGGNFAAKLAHLVEMEVKHRCNQTLELGFPLGGLAKLFAQDWEGDVTVVMPATLAQYSKIIQNPSNVEIQKSANQGRRCTWEKLSAIKANCGIELALDESVGILNHMRRLKRSAERAAAASHGLASTVRFNASKRIPSWNCIARENSAGSLEEDLLADVASSFHHGGSGSAGPTGRNWRACRNTHDGSDSESESADLNSWTRSGGPLMRTTSADKFIDFLQNLDIDSRLNRGMVVQPGSAVTQMGGRDGLHQVSWTTTPDRNLETEFDQREFGSRVPTTGSSIMVAEGDLLQPERIRNGIMFNIVKKEDLTPTTRSRESSISSPRDSPHDPLPECVQLECLETGLDSSSVSESDDDPGEVENNLNEHDADCVPDNHPNVDQGNS; encoded by the exons ATGGATGTAAGCAATGAGGCAAGTGTTGATGCTTTCTCCATTGGACCTTCAAGTATTATGGGAAGGACCATTGCTTTTAGAGTCTTATTTTGTAAGTCAATCTCACAATTGAGGCATCAACTGATTCATATGTTGTTAGTATATTTGTACAAAGCTAAGGTGTATTTGAATACCTACTTGACCCCTTTGATCTCGTGGCTTCATCCGCGGAACCCACAAGGGATATTAGTATTGGTGACATTAATAGCTTTCTCATTGAAAAGATACACTAACTTGAAAATGAGGGCTGAGATGGTTTATAGGAGGAAGTTTTGGAGGAATATGATGAGAACTGCCTTGACCTATGAGGAATGGGCTCATGCTGCTAAGATGCTGGATAAAGAAACCACTAAAATGAATGAAGCTGATCTGTATGATGAAGAACTTGTAAGGAATAAACTTCAAGAGCTTCGGCATCGTCGCCAAGAGGGGTCTCTCAGGGACATTGTATTTTGTATGAGAGCTGACCTTGTTCGgaatcttggcaatatgtgcaATCCAGAACTTCACAAGGGTAGGCTTCATGTTCCTAGACTTATAAAGGACTATATAGATGAAGTCTCAACTCAGTTGAGGATGGTTTGTGACTCTGATTCAGAGGAGCTTTTATTGGAGGAGAAGCTTGCTTTTATGCATGAGACGAGGCATGCCTTTGGTAGGACAGCTTTGCTTTTAAGTGGGGGTGCTTCTCTTGGAGCATTCCACATAGGTGTGGTCAAAACATTGGTTGAACACAAGCTTATGCCACGGATAATTGCAGGGTCCAGCGTTGGGTCCATTATGTGTTCTGTTGTTGCAACTAGGTCTTGGCCTGAGCTCCAGAGTTTCTTTGAGGATTCCTGGCACTCTTTGCAATTCTTTGATCAAATGGGAGGAATATTTACAGTTTTTAAGAGAGTAACGACCCAAGGTGCTGTTCATGACATCAGACAATTGCAAATGATGTTAAGACATCTTACGAACAATCTAACTTTCCAGGAGGCCTATGATATGACTGGCAGGATTCTAGGGATTACAGTTTGCTCCCCAAGGAAGCATGAACCTCCTAGATGCCTCAACTACTTGACTTCACCTCATGTTGTTATATGGAGTGCAGTCACAGCTTCTTGTGCTTTTCCTGGCCTTTTTGAAGCTCAAGAGCTGATGGCGAAAGATAGAAGTGGAGAGATCGTTCCTTATCATCCACCATTTCATTTAGGACCTGAGGAGGGCTCTGGTACATCTGCACGTCGATGGAGGGATGGTAGTTTGGAGGTGGATTTACCCATGATGCAGTTGAAAGAGCTTTTCAATGTTAACCATTTTATTGTCAGTCAAGCAAATCCTCATATTGCACCTTTACTGAGAATTAAGGACTTAGTAAGAGCCTATGGAGGCAATTTTGCTGCAAAG CTTGCTCATCTGGTGGAGATGGAGGTGAAACACAGATGCAATCAAACACTGGAACTTGGTTTCCCACTGGGGGGATTGGCCAAGCTGTTTGCTCAGGATTGGGAGGGCGATGTGACTGTCGTTATGCCAGCAACTCTAGCTCAG TattcaaaaatcattcaaaatccctctaatgtggagattcagaagTCAGCCAACCAGGGAAGGAGGTGCACTTGGGAGAAGCTGTCAGCAATAAAAGCAAACTGTGGAATTGAGCTAGCTCTTGATGAGAGTGTTGGTATACTTAACCACATGCGAAGGCTCAAAAGGAGTGCTGAAAGAGCTGCTGCTGCTTCGCATGGATTGGCCAGCACAGTCAGATTCAATGCATCCAAAAGGATCCCTTCTTGGAACTGTATTGCACGAGAGAACTCAGCAGGATCCCTAGAGGAAGATCTACTTGCTGATGTTGCTTCCTCGTTTCATCATGGTGGCAGTGGATCGGCAGGACCTACTGGGAGAAATTGGCGAGCCTGCCGAAACACACACGATGGAAGTGATAGTGAGTCTGAAAGTGCTGATCTCAATTCTTGGACAAGATCTGGTGGCCCCTTGATGAGGACGACCTCAGCTGACAAGTTTATAGACTTTCTCCAGAATTTGGACATTGATAGCAGGTTGAACAGAGGAATGGTGGTTCAACCTGGCAGCGCAGTGACCCAGATGGGTGGCAGAGATGGACTACATCAAGTCTCATGGACAACGACTCCAGATAGAAATTTGGAGACAGAATTTGATCAAAGAGAGTTTGGTTCCAGAGTTCCAACCACTGGTTCTAGCATTATGGTAGCTGAGGGTGACCTGTTGCAGCCTGAAAGAATACGCAATGGAATTATGTTCAATATTGTGAAGAAAGAAGATCTAACACCAACAACCAGGAGTCGTGAATCAAGTATTAGTTCTCCACGTGATTCACCGCATGATCCACTACCTGAATGTGTGCAACTTGAATGTCTAGAAACAGGACTGGATTCTAGCTCAGTATCTGAATCCGATGATGATCCTGGTGAAGTGGAAAATAATCTAAACGAACACGATGCTGATTGTGTCCCTGATAATCATCCTAATGTAGATCAAGGTAACAGCTAG